A window of Mucilaginibacter paludis DSM 18603 contains these coding sequences:
- a CDS encoding cation:proton antiporter, which produces MNNTAWSIISHQFQLPVTNPVLIFALILFIILLAPILMGKIRLPGIVGFIMAGIAIGPHGFNVLQKNSAIELFSTIGLLYIMFIAGIELDPDEFRNRRHKSFIFGLLTFAIPILIGLPVCYYLLGYPFITAILVSIMFATHTLVAYPIVNKYGVSKNEAVAIAVGGTILTDTAVLIILAIIIAANNGGLTTQFWLHLIISLSLFLAVMFLVVPILAKWFFARLESEKTSHYVFVLSVVFFSAFLSQLAGVEPIIGAFMAGLALNRLIPHTSILMNRIEFVGNAIFIPFFLISVGMLVDLRVLFRGPEAITVACCLSTVALAGKWLAALITQQTFKYSATQRGLLFGLSSSHAAATLAIILVGYKTKIIDDNILNGTIILILITCVVASFATERASRKIANKEI; this is translated from the coding sequence ATGAATAACACCGCCTGGAGTATCATCAGTCATCAATTTCAATTGCCTGTAACCAACCCGGTATTAATCTTCGCCCTCATACTTTTCATTATTCTGCTGGCGCCTATCCTGATGGGTAAAATCAGATTGCCGGGTATTGTCGGCTTTATCATGGCAGGGATAGCGATAGGTCCGCATGGGTTTAATGTACTCCAAAAAAATTCGGCAATTGAATTGTTTTCTACTATAGGCCTGCTGTACATTATGTTTATAGCAGGTATTGAACTTGACCCCGACGAATTTAGAAACCGCAGGCATAAAAGCTTCATATTTGGCTTATTAACCTTTGCTATACCCATACTTATCGGCTTGCCCGTTTGCTATTACTTGCTGGGTTATCCGTTTATTACAGCCATTTTGGTTTCCATTATGTTTGCTACGCATACGCTGGTGGCCTATCCTATTGTAAATAAGTACGGGGTATCAAAAAACGAGGCTGTTGCCATCGCCGTAGGCGGAACCATTTTAACCGATACCGCTGTACTGATTATTTTAGCCATTATTATAGCCGCTAATAACGGCGGGCTCACCACCCAATTTTGGCTGCACTTAATTATATCGTTAAGCCTTTTTTTAGCGGTTATGTTCCTGGTGGTACCCATTCTGGCCAAATGGTTTTTCGCCAGGCTCGAAAGCGAGAAAACATCGCATTATGTTTTTGTATTGTCGGTGGTGTTTTTTTCGGCCTTTCTTTCACAGTTAGCCGGGGTTGAACCTATTATAGGAGCCTTTATGGCCGGGTTGGCCCTCAACCGCCTGATTCCCCATACCTCCATCCTGATGAACCGGATAGAATTTGTAGGCAACGCTATATTTATCCCTTTCTTTTTAATCAGCGTAGGGATGCTGGTTGACCTTCGGGTGCTTTTCCGTGGGCCCGAGGCCATTACCGTGGCTTGTTGTTTAAGTACCGTAGCCCTGGCAGGCAAATGGCTTGCCGCGCTCATTACCCAGCAAACATTTAAGTATTCGGCCACACAGCGCGGTTTATTATTTGGATTAAGTAGCTCGCATGCCGCCGCTACACTGGCCATTATCCTGGTGGGTTACAAAACCAAAATCATCGACGATAACATTCTCAACGGAACGATTATCCTGATACTGATTACCTGTGTTGTAGCTTCCTTTGCTACCGAACGCGCCAGCAGGAAAATCGCCAATAAAGAGATATAG
- the gyrB gene encoding DNA topoisomerase (ATP-hydrolyzing) subunit B, translating into MSEEKEDKSNYSADNIQVLEGLEAVRKRPSMYIGDTGVKGLHHLVYEVVDNSIDEALAGHCDDIKVFIHKGNSITVIDNGRGIPTGINTKEQKSALEIVMTVLHAGGKFDKDTYKVSGGLHGVGVSCVNALSTHMKTLVYREGKIFTQEYEKGKPIFEVKEIGVSDHTGTTQTFQPDPEIFTLTTEYKFETLASRLRELAFLNKGIRLSLTDEREVKEDGTFVCDEFYSEGGLREFVKYLDGTRVSIIPEPIYLDGIKNGVPVELAFQYNDTYSENVHSYVNNINTIEGGTHVSGFRRGLTRTLKAYADKEGLLKNNKIEITGDDFREGLTAIISVKVQEPQFEGQTKSKLGNNEVIGAVDQAVGEILGNFLEENPKEAKLIVGKVLIAAQARAAARKAREMVQRKNVMGGSGLPGKLADCANSDPAVCELYLVEGDSAGGTAKMGRNRDYQAILPLRGKILNVEKAMEHKIYENEEIKNMFTALGVSIGTAEDNKALNLDKLRYHKIVIMTDADVDGSHITTLILTFFFRYMKELVEYGYVYIASPPLYLVKKGKEQEYCWTEDQREAAIQRLKGGGKEESVHTQRYKGLGEMNAIQLWDTTMNPETRTLRRATIDNAAECDHTFSMLMGDEVAPRREFIEKNAKYARIDI; encoded by the coding sequence ATGAGCGAAGAAAAAGAAGATAAATCTAATTATTCAGCGGATAACATACAGGTTTTAGAAGGTTTAGAGGCGGTACGTAAACGGCCGTCCATGTATATTGGTGATACAGGTGTAAAAGGTCTGCATCACCTGGTTTATGAGGTTGTTGATAACTCTATCGATGAGGCGCTCGCCGGGCATTGCGATGATATTAAAGTTTTTATTCACAAAGGAAATTCCATTACCGTTATAGATAACGGTCGGGGTATACCTACCGGGATCAATACCAAAGAGCAAAAATCGGCACTCGAAATTGTAATGACGGTGTTGCACGCCGGTGGAAAATTTGATAAGGATACTTATAAGGTATCCGGCGGTCTGCACGGTGTAGGTGTGAGTTGCGTTAACGCGCTATCAACCCACATGAAAACGCTTGTTTACCGTGAAGGTAAAATATTTACGCAGGAGTACGAAAAGGGTAAGCCCATCTTTGAAGTTAAAGAGATTGGCGTGTCTGACCATACCGGTACTACGCAAACCTTTCAGCCCGATCCGGAAATATTTACACTCACTACCGAATATAAGTTCGAAACTTTGGCCAGCCGCTTACGCGAGCTTGCCTTTTTAAATAAAGGTATCCGCTTATCATTAACAGATGAGCGCGAGGTTAAAGAGGATGGTACTTTTGTTTGTGATGAGTTTTATTCGGAAGGTGGCTTACGTGAGTTTGTAAAATACCTGGATGGTACAAGGGTATCCATTATACCCGAGCCAATTTATTTGGACGGTATAAAAAATGGTGTACCGGTTGAACTGGCTTTTCAGTATAATGATACCTATAGCGAAAACGTACACAGCTACGTTAACAATATCAATACCATAGAGGGCGGAACGCACGTTTCCGGTTTCCGCCGTGGTTTAACCCGTACTTTAAAGGCTTATGCTGATAAGGAAGGCTTGCTGAAAAACAACAAGATTGAAATTACCGGCGACGATTTTCGTGAAGGGTTAACGGCCATTATTTCGGTTAAAGTACAAGAGCCGCAGTTTGAGGGTCAAACCAAGAGTAAATTAGGTAACAACGAAGTAATTGGTGCGGTAGACCAGGCTGTTGGCGAAATATTGGGGAACTTTTTAGAAGAAAATCCTAAAGAAGCCAAATTAATAGTTGGTAAAGTATTGATTGCCGCCCAGGCCCGTGCCGCGGCCCGTAAGGCCCGCGAAATGGTTCAGCGTAAAAACGTAATGGGTGGCTCGGGCTTACCGGGTAAACTGGCCGATTGTGCCAATAGCGACCCGGCGGTTTGTGAGCTTTACCTGGTTGAGGGCGACTCGGCGGGTGGTACCGCCAAAATGGGCCGTAACCGCGATTATCAGGCTATATTACCGTTAAGGGGTAAAATTCTGAACGTGGAGAAAGCCATGGAACACAAGATCTACGAGAACGAAGAGATCAAGAACATGTTTACAGCGCTTGGAGTTAGTATAGGCACAGCCGAAGATAACAAAGCCTTGAACCTGGATAAACTACGCTACCACAAAATTGTGATCATGACGGATGCCGACGTGGATGGCTCGCACATTACCACGCTGATCCTCACTTTCTTTTTCCGTTATATGAAAGAATTGGTGGAATACGGTTATGTATATATCGCGTCGCCACCTTTATACCTGGTTAAAAAAGGCAAGGAGCAGGAATACTGCTGGACCGAAGATCAGCGGGAGGCAGCTATCCAACGCTTAAAGGGTGGTGGTAAGGAAGAAAGCGTACATACCCAACGTTATAAAGGTTTGGGTGAGATGAACGCCATCCAGTTATGGGATACAACCATGAATCCCGAAACACGTACCCTGCGCCGCGCCACCATTGATAACGCCGCCGAGTGCGACCATACCTTCTCCATGTTAATGGGTGATGAGGTAGCACCACGACGTGAGTTTATTGAGAAAAATGCCAAATACGCAAGGATAGATATTTAA
- a CDS encoding IS630 family transposase (programmed frameshift), translating to MVRYTIKLTKEEVGELYSIINKGSHSSQTFRTAYILLNCDEGEYAEKITNEQISKVLKVGMRTIDRVKKKFIEEGFEGVLDRRPTSRVYETKSDGDVEAKLVALCCSEPPEGFAKWSLRLLADKMVELEYVESISHVTVRSVLKKNELKPWKVKGWVIPPEKSSEFVANMERVLDVYKKPYDEEFPVVCMDESPKQLIEEGQPSQAMKPGQEARVDYEYIRHGVVNIFMANEPLRGKRFVEITAFKTKKDWALFVKRIADEWYPTAKKITLVMDNFKTHSASAFYETFEPAEAKRLWDRFEFVYTPKHGSWLNMAEIELHVLNGQCLNRHISTMLKINEEVAAWQHNRNNKNSKINWQFENKDARIKLKRLYPSLHD from the exons ATGGTACGTTATACGATAAAACTTACAAAAGAGGAGGTTGGAGAGTTATACTCGATAATCAACAAGGGCTCCCATAGTTCTCAAACATTCCGGACAGCCTATATACTATTGAATTGTGATGAAGGGGAATATGCGGAGAAAATAACAAATGAACAGATCAGCAAAGTCCTGAAAGTAGGGATGCGAACGATAGACCGGGTGAAGAAAAAGTTTATTGAAGAGGGTTTTGAAGGTGTTTTAGATCGTCGCCCCACCAGCCGTGTTTATGAAACAAAATCAGATGGCGATGTAGAAGCGAAGCTGGTTGCCTTGTGTTGCAGCGAGCCGCCTGAGGGGTTTGCTAAATGGTCATTAAGGCTACTCGCCGATAAAATGGTAGAGTTGGAATATGTAGAAAGTATTTCGCATGTAACAGTAAGAAGTGTGCTTA AAAAAAACGAACTTAAGCCTTGGAAAGTAAAGGGCTGGGTAATACCACCGGAAAAAAGCAGCGAATTTGTAGCCAATATGGAACGCGTATTGGATGTATACAAAAAACCTTATGATGAGGAATTTCCGGTTGTATGTATGGATGAGTCGCCAAAACAATTGATAGAAGAAGGGCAGCCCTCTCAAGCCATGAAGCCTGGCCAGGAGGCAAGAGTAGATTACGAGTACATAAGGCATGGGGTAGTCAATATATTTATGGCCAACGAGCCTTTGAGGGGCAAGCGCTTTGTAGAAATTACGGCGTTTAAAACCAAAAAGGACTGGGCTTTATTCGTAAAAAGAATAGCAGATGAATGGTACCCGACAGCGAAAAAAATAACTTTAGTAATGGACAATTTTAAAACCCATTCGGCCTCTGCATTTTACGAGACATTTGAACCAGCCGAAGCCAAAAGGCTATGGGATAGGTTTGAGTTTGTTTATACGCCCAAGCATGGAAGCTGGCTCAATATGGCCGAGATAGAATTGCATGTATTGAATGGGCAATGCCTAAACAGGCATATTTCAACAATGCTGAAGATCAATGAAGAGGTAGCGGCATGGCAACACAACAGAAATAATAAGAACAGCAAAATTAACTGGCAGTTCGAAAATAAAGATGCGCGAATAAAACTGAAAAGACTTTATCCGTCATTACACGATTAA
- a CDS encoding threonine/serine exporter family protein, with protein sequence MEWLLISEKGFWFGCAAIGFAVLFNVPRRTLPSIFILGALGGLTKVILVHFGANVIVSTFLGAMLIGFLSIYFAHYKHAPQPIFAIPAVIPMVPGVFAYRMMLGLISLAGDNNPATYGPVLAETMHNGLKVMFILMSLATGVGIPMLITRKESAKDIRFGKTKNKYRKYRVSNGLHASPELTVQRPEQEQAWDLQIPIK encoded by the coding sequence ATGGAGTGGTTACTGATATCCGAAAAAGGCTTTTGGTTTGGCTGTGCCGCCATCGGCTTCGCAGTGCTTTTTAATGTACCCCGCAGAACGCTGCCTTCTATTTTTATCCTCGGTGCCCTGGGTGGGCTTACCAAAGTGATTTTGGTACACTTTGGCGCTAACGTTATTGTGAGTACGTTTTTGGGCGCAATGCTTATTGGTTTTCTTAGTATTTATTTTGCGCATTACAAACACGCCCCGCAACCCATATTTGCTATTCCGGCTGTTATACCGATGGTTCCGGGAGTTTTTGCCTACCGGATGATGCTCGGTCTAATTAGTTTGGCCGGCGATAATAACCCGGCAACTTATGGGCCCGTATTAGCCGAAACCATGCACAACGGCTTAAAGGTGATGTTTATATTAATGAGTTTGGCCACTGGTGTTGGCATCCCTATGCTGATTACACGCAAAGAGTCGGCTAAGGATATCCGGTTCGGTAAAACCAAAAATAAATACCGTAAGTATCGTGTGTCAAATGGATTGCATGCCAGTCCGGAATTAACAGTACAGAGACCGGAGCAGGAGCAGGCTTGGGACTTGCAAATTCCGATAAAGTGA
- a CDS encoding threonine/serine exporter family protein — MPDKPKNKQTKELGATLLEVAMILMASGASTGRIRNTINRISAPFNCTAHMLISQRTIMLSIYSDANEFVFSSLKRTPLHGINFNLISGISQMSWLVADEKWEVEQINNELDRLCAQAHYPRLVILLLTGLAGAAFCRLATGSALDMVVVFFATVAGMFIRQEATRLKFNPYACIYFASLTASIMAGALVKFDPLTKHEFAFATSVLFLIPGVPLINAFSDMIAGNLQNGLIRGLHGFIISFSIALGLLTSMAIYQF; from the coding sequence ATGCCGGATAAGCCGAAAAACAAGCAAACAAAGGAATTAGGAGCCACCTTACTGGAAGTGGCCATGATCCTGATGGCATCGGGCGCGAGTACAGGAAGGATCAGAAATACCATTAACCGGATTTCTGCTCCATTTAATTGTACCGCACATATGCTGATATCACAAAGAACAATTATGCTCAGTATTTACAGTGATGCTAACGAGTTTGTGTTCAGCAGCCTGAAACGGACGCCGCTTCATGGCATCAATTTTAATCTCATCTCTGGCATAAGCCAAATGAGTTGGCTTGTTGCTGATGAAAAATGGGAGGTTGAGCAAATCAATAATGAGCTTGACCGGCTTTGCGCCCAGGCGCATTATCCGCGGTTGGTTATCTTGTTATTAACAGGCCTGGCAGGCGCAGCTTTTTGCAGGTTGGCAACCGGAAGCGCGTTGGATATGGTTGTTGTTTTTTTTGCTACCGTAGCGGGCATGTTTATCAGACAGGAAGCTACGCGGTTAAAATTTAATCCGTATGCCTGTATCTATTTTGCATCGCTTACGGCATCAATTATGGCCGGGGCGCTTGTTAAATTTGATCCGCTAACCAAGCACGAATTTGCATTTGCAACCTCGGTATTGTTTTTAATACCCGGCGTGCCGCTAATCAACGCTTTCTCGGACATGATTGCGGGTAACCTGCAGAACGGTTTAATCAGGGGGCTGCATGGTTTTATTATCTCGTTTTCTATTGCTTTGGGTTTGTTAACTTCTATGGCTATTTACCAATTTTAG
- a CDS encoding OmpH family outer membrane protein codes for MKTSVSTLIKTTLAVAIVVTVAACNQTKTDSKPAAATTSAATPGKAEIVYVNSDSLLNKYEYAKDMNNRLQEKGKSAQSDLASKGQAFQREAMEYQKSANTMSADQRASTEQRLQRKQQELQSYQQNATAQFQNESASEQSKLYDKIADYAKQYAKEKGYKLVLTYSKANPTVLFGDPSLDVTADVVKGLNDLYAKDKK; via the coding sequence ATGAAAACTTCAGTTTCTACTTTAATTAAAACAACCTTAGCCGTTGCTATTGTTGTTACAGTTGCGGCATGCAATCAAACCAAAACCGACAGTAAACCGGCTGCTGCCACTACCTCTGCAGCAACTCCGGGAAAAGCTGAAATAGTATATGTTAACTCCGATTCATTATTGAATAAATATGAATACGCAAAGGATATGAACAACAGGCTGCAAGAAAAAGGCAAATCGGCCCAAAGCGACCTGGCTTCAAAAGGACAGGCTTTTCAGCGTGAAGCGATGGAATATCAAAAAAGCGCTAATACCATGAGTGCCGATCAGCGTGCGTCTACAGAGCAACGCCTGCAACGTAAACAACAGGAATTGCAATCTTATCAGCAAAATGCCACCGCTCAGTTCCAAAACGAATCGGCCTCCGAGCAAAGCAAACTTTATGATAAAATTGCTGACTATGCCAAGCAATATGCCAAAGAAAAAGGCTACAAACTGGTTTTAACCTACTCGAAAGCTAACCCAACCGTTTTATTTGGCGATCCAAGCTTAGATGTAACCGCTGATGTGGTTAAAGGCCTTAACGACCTGTATGCTAAGGACAAAAAATAG
- a CDS encoding nucleoside deaminase, with translation MENKNHEKFMRMAIELSEHNVQQGQGGPFGAVIVKDGMVIARSANRVVPQNDPTAHAEVSAIRLACQELQSFSLEGCVIYTSCEPCPMCLGAIYWARINEIYYANDKADAAAIGFDDKFIYEEMACSMADRKLPIVQLMRDEAQGAFKLWEKSESKTEY, from the coding sequence ATGGAGAACAAAAATCACGAAAAATTTATGCGGATGGCCATTGAGCTATCCGAACATAATGTACAACAAGGACAAGGCGGCCCCTTTGGCGCAGTGATAGTAAAGGATGGGATGGTTATTGCCCGCAGCGCAAACAGAGTAGTGCCGCAGAACGACCCAACCGCACATGCCGAAGTATCAGCTATCCGTTTGGCCTGCCAGGAGCTGCAATCCTTCAGCCTGGAAGGCTGCGTAATTTATACCAGCTGCGAGCCCTGCCCTATGTGCCTTGGCGCTATTTACTGGGCGCGGATTAACGAAATTTATTATGCCAATGATAAAGCCGACGCCGCCGCTATAGGCTTCGACGACAAGTTTATTTACGAGGAAATGGCCTGCAGCATGGCCGACCGCAAATTGCCCATTGTACAATTAATGCGCGACGAGGCACAAGGAGCTTTTAAACTTTGGGAAAAATCGGAAAGTAAAACGGAATATTAG
- a CDS encoding IS110 family transposase, whose protein sequence is MKTWNVVLGVDVSKKTVDICWSERKLFVHIDNNSEGFGKFKKWCKTNLIDLRETFIVLEYTGGYEYRFIQFCESQSIAYRRVPGLEIKQSMGMIRGKSDRADAFRIGQYGEDKIKRLEPSKLLDNKILELKTLLSFRKRLVRESAGYQSSVGERKHMYEVSNQDMIVRISNEKRDANSEYIKELESRIMELIKSNEQMYLNYRIITSIKGIGAVNGWMTIAYTENFTSFPDARHYAVYVGVIPFEHTSGTSKKGRRRTSNLAQKELKQELNQAAKTAMQHDPEIRAYAERKMQNKEYGLVLNNIKFKLILRMFSLVKRGEMYVENYRRSA, encoded by the coding sequence ATGAAAACATGGAATGTTGTTTTAGGTGTCGATGTATCAAAAAAGACGGTCGATATCTGTTGGTCGGAGCGTAAGCTGTTCGTTCACATCGATAACAATAGTGAAGGATTCGGCAAGTTTAAAAAATGGTGCAAAACCAACCTGATCGATTTACGGGAAACGTTTATCGTACTGGAATATACCGGCGGTTATGAATACCGTTTCATCCAGTTTTGCGAGTCACAGTCTATAGCTTATCGGCGGGTGCCTGGACTAGAGATTAAGCAATCGATGGGTATGATCAGGGGCAAAAGCGATAGGGCCGACGCATTCCGGATCGGTCAGTATGGAGAAGATAAGATCAAGCGTCTTGAACCATCTAAGTTGTTGGATAATAAAATCTTAGAGCTTAAGACCTTGCTTTCATTCCGTAAACGATTGGTACGGGAAAGTGCTGGATATCAGAGCTCTGTTGGTGAGCGGAAACATATGTATGAGGTAAGTAACCAGGATATGATCGTCCGTATATCTAACGAAAAAAGAGATGCCAATTCGGAATATATCAAGGAGCTAGAATCGCGGATCATGGAACTGATCAAAAGCAATGAGCAGATGTATCTGAATTACCGGATCATCACCAGCATTAAAGGCATAGGCGCAGTGAATGGTTGGATGACCATAGCCTACACGGAGAATTTTACAAGCTTTCCTGACGCGAGGCACTATGCTGTATATGTAGGGGTGATTCCCTTTGAGCATACCTCGGGAACAAGTAAAAAAGGACGAAGGCGAACAAGCAACCTAGCGCAAAAGGAATTGAAACAGGAACTTAACCAGGCAGCTAAAACAGCTATGCAGCATGACCCCGAAATCAGGGCATACGCAGAGCGCAAGATGCAGAATAAAGAATATGGGTTGGTGCTAAACAATATAAAATTCAAACTGATACTACGAATGTTCTCCTTAGTGAAAAGGGGAGAAATGTATGTTGAAAACTATCGAAGGTCAGCTTAA
- a CDS encoding RNA-binding S4 domain-containing protein, with amino-acid sequence MAEKEKLRIDKYLWAIRAFKTRTLAADACKAGRVKLNGTNIKPSHEVRIGEVYQVSKGIDRKVIKVVGLLENRVDAKKAVDFYEDITPVEQTQAFKSMFHAPMLSRDRGAGRPTKKDRREIDDLKDDFFDKDE; translated from the coding sequence ATGGCCGAAAAAGAGAAATTACGCATTGATAAATATTTATGGGCAATACGGGCGTTTAAAACCCGCACCCTGGCTGCCGATGCCTGTAAGGCAGGCCGCGTTAAACTGAATGGCACAAATATTAAGCCATCGCACGAGGTACGTATAGGTGAGGTTTACCAGGTTTCTAAAGGTATTGACCGTAAGGTGATCAAAGTGGTGGGTTTGCTGGAGAACCGGGTTGACGCTAAAAAAGCAGTAGACTTTTACGAAGATATCACCCCGGTTGAGCAAACACAGGCTTTCAAAAGCATGTTCCACGCGCCGATGCTCAGCCGTGACAGGGGAGCAGGCCGCCCCACCAAAAAAGACAGGCGCGAAATTGATGACCTGAAAGATGACTTTTTTGATAAGGATGAGTAA
- a CDS encoding 2,3,4,5-tetrahydropyridine-2,6-dicarboxylate N-succinyltransferase, translating into MQDLKKLIEDAWVDRTLITFKEYTDAIETVIQRLDKGELRVAEVIGGRWHVNDWIKKAVILYFPIMEMQEIKVGPFVFHDKMKLKTNYKQLGVRVVPHGIARYGAYLAKGVIMMPSYVNIGAYVDEGTMVDTWATVGSCAQIGKHVHLSGGVGIGGVLEPVQGAPVIIEDNCFIGSRAIVVEGVHLEHEVVLGANVVLTASTKIIDVTQNPPVEYKGFVPARSVVIPGSYPKTFPGGEYHVPCALIIGKRKDSTDKKTSLNDALRENNVAV; encoded by the coding sequence ATGCAAGACCTTAAAAAACTTATTGAAGATGCCTGGGTTGACAGGACCTTAATTACTTTTAAAGAATATACCGATGCCATTGAAACCGTTATCCAACGCCTGGATAAAGGTGAACTGCGTGTTGCCGAAGTAATTGGCGGCCGCTGGCACGTTAACGACTGGATAAAAAAAGCAGTGATATTGTATTTCCCTATTATGGAGATGCAGGAAATAAAAGTTGGCCCTTTTGTTTTTCATGATAAAATGAAACTCAAAACCAACTACAAACAATTGGGTGTACGCGTAGTGCCACACGGTATAGCCCGTTACGGCGCTTATTTAGCCAAAGGCGTTATTATGATGCCGTCTTATGTAAATATTGGCGCTTATGTTGACGAAGGTACCATGGTTGATACCTGGGCAACTGTAGGCTCATGTGCCCAGATTGGCAAACATGTTCACCTGAGCGGTGGCGTGGGTATTGGCGGTGTGTTGGAGCCCGTACAAGGTGCCCCTGTTATCATTGAAGATAATTGCTTTATCGGTTCGCGCGCCATTGTGGTTGAAGGCGTGCATTTAGAGCACGAAGTGGTTTTAGGCGCCAATGTGGTACTAACCGCTTCAACTAAAATTATCGACGTAACCCAAAACCCTCCGGTTGAATACAAAGGCTTTGTTCCAGCCCGTTCGGTTGTTATACCCGGATCATATCCTAAAACATTCCCCGGTGGCGAATACCATGTACCTTGCGCGCTCATCATCGGTAAACGTAAAGATTCAACCGATAAAAAAACATCACTTAACGACGCTTTGAGGGAGAATAACGTAGCGGTTTAA
- a CDS encoding glycosyltransferase family 4 protein: protein MRIGYEAKRAFLNTTGLGNYSRGVISMMASYYPDNQYFLYTPKIVADKRIDLIKAYPQVTTITPQVKLFTSLWRSRFVVNDLKRDDIQLYHGLSHELPVGIHRSGIKSVITIHDLIFMRYPQYFGYISRKIYKAKIKYACKHADRIIAISERTKEDLVELLNLDPDKIEVIYQDCDKSFKIKQSAQKKAEVSAKYKLPEKFILHVGTIEERKNLWLLVKAFRLLPGDAQLVVIGRPTDYVKKIEQYINEHELAGRILFIQNADFTDLPAIYQLAEIFIYPSRYEGFGIPILEALVSGTPVIAATGSCLEEAGGPDSLYVNPDDEVELSEKIQSLLGNPLHQQTMIAKGLQYTRKFEDKKLSEQLMNVYQNVLNHA from the coding sequence ATGCGCATAGGATACGAAGCCAAGCGGGCATTTTTGAACACCACCGGCCTGGGTAATTACAGCCGGGGTGTTATCAGCATGATGGCTTCATATTATCCTGATAATCAATATTTTTTGTATACGCCCAAAATAGTAGCAGATAAGCGTATTGATTTGATTAAGGCCTATCCGCAGGTTACAACCATAACTCCGCAGGTTAAATTATTTACATCGCTTTGGCGGAGCCGTTTTGTGGTGAACGATTTAAAACGCGACGACATCCAGCTTTATCACGGTTTAAGTCACGAATTACCTGTGGGGATACACCGGAGTGGAATTAAATCGGTAATTACCATACACGATTTGATTTTCATGCGTTATCCGCAATATTTTGGATATATCAGCCGTAAAATTTACAAGGCCAAAATTAAGTACGCCTGTAAACACGCCGACCGGATTATCGCGATCAGCGAAAGAACGAAGGAAGACCTGGTTGAGTTGTTAAATCTTGATCCCGATAAAATTGAAGTGATCTATCAGGATTGCGACAAAAGTTTTAAAATAAAACAATCGGCACAAAAAAAAGCTGAGGTAAGTGCCAAATACAAATTACCCGAAAAATTCATCCTGCATGTAGGCACTATCGAGGAACGAAAAAATTTATGGCTCCTGGTAAAAGCTTTTCGGTTGTTACCTGGTGATGCGCAATTGGTAGTTATAGGCAGGCCAACAGATTATGTTAAAAAGATTGAGCAATATATCAATGAGCATGAACTTGCCGGGCGAATTTTGTTTATCCAAAATGCTGATTTTACCGATCTGCCCGCTATTTACCAATTAGCAGAAATTTTTATTTACCCTTCGCGATATGAGGGTTTTGGAATTCCTATCCTGGAGGCTTTAGTTTCGGGTACGCCGGTTATCGCCGCAACAGGATCATGCCTGGAAGAGGCGGGCGGACCAGATAGTTTATATGTTAACCCGGATGACGAGGTTGAACTGTCTGAAAAAATACAATCTTTATTGGGCAATCCGCTCCATCAACAAACCATGATAGCGAAAGGATTACAATATACCCGTAAATTTGAGGATAAAAAACTATCGGAACAGCTAATGAATGTTTACCAAAACGTATTGAACCATGCTTAA